The Bacteroides acidifaciens genome includes a region encoding these proteins:
- a CDS encoding tetratricopeptide repeat protein, whose product MNEKTINDQYAYIRTLLEDKRLKEALMQLESLLWQCPDWDLRTRLEQLQTSYKYMLDYMRQGANDPERWNLYQKMVADTWGIADQSRLLMLDNASSRYYHEVRRTPVSPELSDYGIKTILHILESFNDDLAVSGLLSDEKMDGVLKRHEDTLKFMFIRTWTNSAWNPQDEEEAQAMLVSELLPGDDLCLFVSAVTLSLMECFDLRKIMWLLDAYRHPDVNVNQRALVGAMIIFHIYRNRLTFYPELIKRVDLMEEIPSFVDDVARIYRQMLLCQETEKIDKKMREEIIPEMLKNVSSMKNMRFGFEENDEENDDKNPDWEDAFEKSGLGDKLREMNELQLEGADVYMSTFAALKNYPFFREVQNWFYPFSKQQSNVLKSLKKVGNQGSSLLDLILQSGFFSNSDKYSLFFTIHQLPQAQQDMMLSQLNEQQVAELAEKSNAETMKRFNERPGTVSNQYLHDLYRFFKLSVRRQEFRDIFKEKLDLHHVPALDNVLFWEDVLFPIADFYLSKERWDEAIEIFEELETIGEFDEESAEYYQKFGYALQKRKKYAEAVKAYLKADTLKPDNIWNNRHLAICYRLNRNYQAALTYYKKVEEVAPEDVNVTFYIGSCLAEMGQYEEALNYFFKLDFIESNCVKAWRGIGWCSFISLKYEQAMKYYEKIIEQKPLAIDYMNAGHVAWVMGDVQKAAVFYGKAITASGNRERFLEMFHKDEESLLKQGVREEDIPLMLDLI is encoded by the coding sequence ATGAACGAAAAAACAATTAATGACCAATACGCATATATACGCACCTTGCTTGAGGACAAAAGGCTCAAGGAAGCCTTGATGCAACTGGAATCCTTGCTTTGGCAGTGTCCTGACTGGGATTTACGTACCCGTCTGGAACAATTGCAGACCTCATACAAGTACATGCTGGACTATATGAGACAAGGCGCAAACGACCCAGAGCGATGGAACCTGTATCAGAAAATGGTGGCGGACACATGGGGAATCGCCGACCAATCGCGGTTGCTCATGCTGGATAACGCTTCTTCAAGATATTATCATGAAGTGCGCCGCACTCCCGTGTCACCGGAATTGTCGGATTATGGCATTAAGACGATACTGCATATATTGGAGTCTTTTAATGACGACTTGGCAGTCAGCGGATTGCTGTCTGACGAAAAGATGGATGGAGTCTTGAAACGACATGAAGATACACTCAAATTTATGTTCATAAGAACTTGGACAAACAGTGCATGGAATCCGCAGGATGAAGAAGAAGCCCAAGCTATGCTGGTATCCGAATTACTTCCGGGAGATGATTTATGCTTGTTCGTCAGTGCTGTCACGTTGAGTCTAATGGAGTGTTTCGACTTACGGAAAATCATGTGGCTACTCGACGCATACCGTCATCCGGATGTCAACGTCAACCAACGGGCGTTGGTAGGTGCAATGATTATCTTCCACATTTACAGAAATCGGCTCACTTTCTACCCGGAACTTATCAAGCGGGTGGATCTCATGGAAGAAATTCCTTCTTTTGTTGATGACGTCGCACGTATTTACCGTCAGATGTTGTTGTGTCAGGAGACGGAGAAAATCGACAAGAAGATGCGGGAAGAGATTATTCCCGAAATGCTGAAAAATGTTTCTTCGATGAAGAATATGAGGTTCGGTTTTGAAGAAAACGACGAAGAGAATGACGATAAGAATCCGGACTGGGAAGATGCTTTCGAGAAGTCGGGATTGGGAGATAAATTGCGTGAAATGAACGAACTCCAGTTGGAAGGAGCCGATGTATATATGAGCACGTTTGCCGCTTTGAAGAATTATCCGTTCTTCCGCGAAGTACAAAACTGGTTTTATCCATTCAGCAAGCAGCAGTCTAATGTGCTAAAATCGCTGAAAAAGGTAGGAAATCAGGGAAGCAGTTTATTGGACTTGATTCTTCAGTCGGGATTTTTCAGCAATAGCGACAAGTATTCGTTATTCTTCACCATCCACCAATTACCACAGGCACAGCAGGATATGATGTTGAGCCAGCTCAACGAACAGCAGGTGGCCGAATTGGCGGAAAAATCGAATGCTGAAACAATGAAACGGTTCAATGAACGCCCGGGAACGGTTAGCAACCAGTACCTGCATGACCTTTACCGTTTCTTCAAGCTCAGTGTACGCCGTCAGGAATTCAGGGATATTTTTAAAGAAAAGCTCGATCTCCATCATGTCCCTGCGCTCGACAATGTGTTGTTTTGGGAAGATGTATTATTCCCTATTGCTGATTTCTATTTATCAAAGGAACGCTGGGACGAGGCTATCGAGATTTTTGAGGAGTTAGAGACTATCGGTGAATTTGATGAGGAAAGTGCAGAGTATTATCAAAAGTTCGGGTATGCATTACAGAAAAGAAAGAAATACGCAGAAGCTGTCAAGGCCTATCTGAAAGCCGATACGCTGAAACCGGACAATATCTGGAATAATCGCCATCTGGCTATTTGCTATCGGTTGAACAGGAATTATCAGGCAGCCCTTACGTATTATAAAAAAGTGGAAGAAGTTGCGCCCGAAGATGTGAATGTAACTTTCTATATCGGTAGCTGCCTGGCTGAAATGGGACAATATGAAGAAGCGCTGAATTATTTCTTCAAACTGGATTTCATCGAAAGTAATTGCGTAAAAGCATGGCGTGGCATCGGATGGTGTTCATTCATCAGCCTGAAATACGAGCAGGCGATGAAGTATTACGAGAAAATCATCGAACAGAAACCATTGGCTATCGACTATATGAACGCCGGACATGTTGCCTGGGTGATGGGAGATGTTCAGAAGGCGGCAGTTTTTTACGGAAAAGCGATTACAGCCAGTGGAAACCGGGAACGATTCCTTGAAATGTTTCATAAAGATGAGGAATCTCTCCTCAAACAGGGTGTTCGAGAAGAGGATATTCCTTTGATGCTGGATTTAATCTAG
- a CDS encoding phosphoglycerate kinase, whose amino-acid sequence MQTIDKFNFAGKKAFVRVDFNVPLDENFNITDDTRMRAALPTLKKILADGGSIIIGSHLGRPKGVADKFSLKHIIKHLSELLGVEVQFANDCMGEEAAVKAAALQPGEVLLLENLRFYAEEEGKPRGLAEDATDEEKAAAKKAVKESQKEFTKKLASYADCYVNDAFGTAHRAHASTALIAKYFDTDNKMFGYLMEKEVKAVDKVLNDIKRPFTAIMGGSKVSSKIEIIENLLNKVDNLIIAGGMTYTFTKAMGGKIGISICEDDKLDLALDLIKKAKEKGVNLVLAVDAKIADAFSNDANTKFCPVDEIPDGWEGLDIGPKTEEIFANVIKESKTILWNGPTGVFEFENFTHGSRAVGEAIVEATKNGAFSLVGGGDSVACVNKFGLASGVSYVSTGGGALLEAIEGKILPGIAAIQE is encoded by the coding sequence ATGCAGACAATTGACAAATTCAATTTTGCCGGTAAAAAGGCATTTGTTCGCGTGGACTTCAATGTACCCCTGGACGAAAACTTCAACATTACAGATGACACTCGTATGCGTGCGGCTCTTCCTACTTTGAAGAAGATCCTGGCAGACGGTGGTAGCATCATCATTGGCTCTCACCTGGGCCGTCCGAAAGGCGTTGCCGATAAGTTCTCTTTGAAACATATCATCAAGCACCTGTCTGAATTGCTGGGCGTTGAAGTTCAGTTCGCTAACGACTGCATGGGCGAAGAAGCTGCTGTAAAAGCTGCTGCTCTGCAACCGGGCGAAGTCCTGTTGCTCGAAAACCTTCGCTTCTATGCTGAAGAAGAAGGCAAACCGAGAGGTTTGGCAGAAGACGCAACAGATGAAGAAAAAGCTGCTGCTAAGAAAGCTGTAAAAGAAAGCCAGAAAGAATTTACCAAGAAATTGGCTTCTTACGCTGACTGCTACGTAAACGACGCATTCGGTACTGCTCACCGTGCTCATGCTTCTACGGCATTGATCGCTAAATATTTCGATACTGACAACAAAATGTTCGGTTACCTGATGGAAAAAGAAGTGAAAGCTGTCGATAAAGTTTTGAACGACATCAAACGTCCGTTCACTGCTATCATGGGTGGCTCTAAGGTTTCTTCTAAAATCGAAATCATCGAAAACCTGCTGAACAAGGTAGACAACCTGATTATCGCAGGTGGTATGACTTATACATTTACTAAAGCAATGGGCGGCAAGATCGGTATCTCTATCTGTGAGGACGACAAACTCGACCTGGCTTTGGACTTGATCAAGAAAGCTAAAGAAAAAGGTGTAAACCTTGTTTTGGCTGTTGACGCTAAAATCGCTGACGCTTTCTCTAACGATGCAAATACTAAATTCTGTCCGGTTGACGAAATTCCTGACGGATGGGAAGGTCTTGACATCGGCCCGAAGACTGAAGAAATATTCGCTAACGTTATCAAAGAATCAAAGACTATTCTTTGGAACGGTCCTACAGGCGTATTCGAATTTGAAAACTTCACTCACGGTTCACGTGCAGTAGGTGAAGCTATCGTTGAAGCAACTAAGAATGGCGCATTCTCACTCGTTGGTGGTGGCGACTCTGTAGCTTGTGTTAACAAGTTCGGTCTGGCTAGCGGTGTATCTTATGTTTCAACTGGCGGCGGCGCATTGCTTGAAGCAATCGAAGGAAAAATTCTTCCGGGTATCGCTGCTATTCAAGAATAA
- the nth gene encoding endonuclease III, whose protein sequence is MRKKERYEKVIAWFQENVPVAETELHYNNPYELLIAVILSAQCTDKRVNMITPPLYRDFPTPEALAATTPEVVFEYIRSVSYPNNKAKHLVGMAKMLVNDFNSQVPDNMDDLIKLPGVGRKTANVIQSVVFNKAAMAVDTHVFRVSHRLGLVPDSCTTPFSVEKELMKNIPEKLVPIAHHWLILHGRYVCQARTPKCDTCGLQMMCKYFCNTYKVTKEASKGKNK, encoded by the coding sequence ATGAGAAAAAAAGAACGTTATGAGAAAGTAATCGCCTGGTTTCAGGAAAACGTGCCTGTGGCAGAAACTGAATTACATTACAACAATCCGTATGAATTACTGATAGCCGTAATCCTTTCCGCACAATGTACGGATAAGCGGGTGAATATGATCACTCCGCCTTTGTACAGGGATTTTCCGACACCGGAAGCATTGGCTGCCACTACTCCGGAAGTAGTTTTTGAATATATACGGAGTGTGTCTTATCCGAATAATAAGGCGAAACATCTGGTCGGCATGGCAAAGATGCTGGTAAATGACTTTAATAGCCAGGTGCCGGACAATATGGATGATTTGATAAAGCTGCCCGGTGTGGGAAGGAAGACGGCGAATGTCATTCAGTCCGTAGTATTCAACAAGGCGGCAATGGCAGTAGATACACATGTATTCCGTGTCAGCCACCGTCTCGGACTAGTGCCGGACAGTTGCACGACCCCGTTCAGTGTAGAAAAGGAGCTGATGAAGAATATCCCGGAAAAACTTGTACCGATTGCTCATCACTGGCTCATCCTGCACGGTCGTTATGTTTGTCAGGCGCGTACTCCAAAATGTGACACCTGTGGTTTGCAAATGATGTGCAAATATTTCTGTAACACGTATAAAGTTACAAAAGAGGCATCAAAAGGCAAGAATAAATAA
- a CDS encoding MFS transporter, whose translation MAKDRLITPSYCFILAANFLLYFGFWLLIPVLPFYLSEFFEAGNSTIGIVLSCYTVAALCIRPFSGYLLDTFARKPLYLFAYFIFMMMFGGYLIAGSLTLFIIFRIIHGVSFGMVTVGGNTVVIDIMPSSRRGEGLGYYGLTNNTAMSIGPMFGLFLHDAGVSFATIFCYAFGSCILGFLCASLIKTPYKPPVKREPISLDRFILLKGMPAGLSLLLLSIPYGMTTNYVAMYAHEIGIHAQTGFFFTFMAVGMAISRIFSGKLVDRGKITQVIAAGLYLVVFSFFLLSGCVYLIKWNDTVCTVLFFGIALLMGVGFGIMFPAFNTLFVNLAPNNQRGTATSTYLTSWDVGIGIGMLTGGYIAEISTFDKAYLFGACLTVVSATYFRIKVTPHYHKNKLR comes from the coding sequence ATGGCAAAGGATAGACTCATTACTCCCAGTTATTGTTTCATCTTAGCAGCCAACTTCCTGCTTTACTTTGGTTTTTGGTTGTTGATTCCTGTTTTGCCATTCTACTTATCCGAATTTTTCGAAGCCGGAAATTCAACTATCGGCATTGTGCTTTCCTGCTATACAGTGGCGGCGCTTTGCATCCGTCCGTTTTCCGGTTATCTGCTTGATACTTTTGCCCGTAAACCTCTCTATCTTTTCGCTTACTTCATTTTTATGATGATGTTCGGGGGGTATCTTATTGCCGGTTCGCTTACCTTATTTATTATATTTCGAATCATTCACGGTGTCTCTTTCGGGATGGTCACGGTAGGCGGAAATACGGTGGTAATCGACATTATGCCTTCTTCACGCAGAGGGGAAGGATTAGGTTATTACGGGCTTACGAACAATACGGCGATGTCCATCGGGCCGATGTTCGGGTTGTTTCTGCATGATGCGGGAGTTTCTTTTGCTACGATATTCTGCTATGCGTTCGGTTCTTGCATCTTAGGTTTTCTATGTGCAAGCCTGATAAAAACGCCTTATAAGCCTCCTGTAAAAAGGGAACCGATTTCGCTCGACCGCTTTATCCTATTGAAAGGGATGCCTGCGGGACTTAGCTTACTGCTGCTTTCTATCCCTTACGGGATGACGACCAATTATGTAGCTATGTATGCCCACGAGATAGGTATCCATGCACAGACGGGATTCTTCTTCACTTTTATGGCGGTCGGTATGGCTATCTCACGGATATTCTCGGGCAAATTGGTAGACCGGGGAAAAATAACGCAGGTGATAGCTGCCGGATTGTATCTCGTTGTGTTCAGCTTTTTTCTGCTTTCGGGATGCGTGTATCTGATTAAGTGGAATGATACCGTATGCACGGTCTTGTTTTTCGGCATCGCATTGCTGATGGGTGTCGGGTTCGGGATTATGTTTCCGGCATTCAATACGTTGTTTGTGAATCTCGCTCCTAACAATCAACGGGGTACGGCGACTTCGACCTATCTTACCTCTTGGGATGTGGGAATCGGTATCGGGATGCTGACCGGGGGATATATTGCAGAAATCAGTACGTTTGACAAAGCCTATCTTTTTGGAGCCTGCCTGACGGTGGTTTCCGCTACCTATTTCAGAATCAAAGTAACGCCTCATTATCATAAAAACAAACTACGATGA
- the pheS gene encoding phenylalanine--tRNA ligase subunit alpha, with the protein MIAKIEQLLKEVEALHASNAEELEALRIKYLSKKGAINDLMADFRNVAVEQKKEVGMRLNELKTKAQEKINALKEQFESQDNGCDGLDLTRSAYPVELGTRHPLTIVKNEIIDIFARLGFSIAEGPEIEDDWHVFSALNFAEDHPARDMQDTFFIEAHPDVVLRTHTSSVQSRVMEVSQPPIRIICPGRVYRNEAISYRAHCFFHQVEALYVDKDVSFTDLKQVLLLFAKEMFGADTKIRLRPSYFPFTEPSAEMDISCNICGGKGCPFCKHTGWVEILGCGMVDPNVLEANGIDSKVYSGYALGMGIERITNLKYQVKDLRMFSENDTRFLKEFEAAY; encoded by the coding sequence ATGATAGCTAAGATTGAACAACTTCTGAAAGAGGTGGAAGCCTTGCACGCCTCCAATGCCGAAGAACTCGAAGCTCTCCGCATCAAATACCTTAGCAAGAAGGGAGCCATTAACGACTTAATGGCGGATTTCCGTAATGTAGCCGTCGAACAGAAAAAGGAAGTCGGCATGAGACTGAACGAACTGAAGACCAAAGCGCAGGAGAAAATCAACGCGCTGAAAGAGCAGTTTGAAAGCCAGGACAACGGTTGCGACGGACTGGATTTGACGCGTTCGGCTTATCCCGTGGAACTGGGTACACGCCACCCACTTACCATTGTAAAGAACGAAATCATTGATATTTTCGCCCGTCTGGGATTCAGCATCGCTGAAGGCCCTGAGATTGAAGATGACTGGCATGTATTCTCGGCACTGAACTTTGCGGAAGACCATCCGGCACGCGATATGCAGGATACTTTCTTTATCGAAGCTCACCCGGACGTAGTATTGCGTACGCATACTTCTTCCGTACAGAGCCGTGTGATGGAAGTTTCACAACCGCCTATCCGCATCATCTGTCCGGGACGTGTATATCGCAACGAAGCTATCAGCTACCGTGCACACTGTTTCTTCCATCAGGTAGAAGCGTTGTACGTAGACAAAGATGTATCATTCACGGATTTGAAGCAGGTATTGCTGCTGTTCGCCAAGGAAATGTTCGGTGCGGATACGAAGATCCGTTTGCGTCCTTCCTACTTCCCGTTCACCGAGCCCAGCGCCGAAATGGATATCAGTTGTAATATCTGCGGCGGCAAAGGTTGCCCGTTCTGCAAGCACACTGGTTGGGTGGAAATCCTCGGTTGCGGCATGGTAGACCCGAACGTGCTCGAAGCCAACGGTATCGACAGCAAAGTGTACAGCGGTTATGCCCTCGGCATGGGTATCGAGCGTATCACGAACCTGAAATACCAGGTGAAAGACCTTCGTATGTTCTCCGAAAACGATACACGCTTCCTAAAAGAATTCGAAGCGGCATACTAA
- a CDS encoding RagB/SusD family nutrient uptake outer membrane protein, translated as MKTAYKYIRRTLPFVFAGLYLTSCNDFLTEDPKGQLTSENFFSNKEDLDASLTALYSVIAGSQASNNLCGTNFLVGDDISTHPSSNKQPLREHDQFDVKDNNSWLSSMWEQRFKVIKAANFIINNAGRTPDVSDDEIKAAIGQARYWRAYSYFYLVTTWGKVPIMLEEEINYNAPLKTEEEVYELIISDLKIAETDCPIKYTKEPYARNGFNIAVSRAAVKATMAYVYMCMAGWPLNKGTEYYELAASKAKEVIDGTENGTYDYKLLDEYSKVYSWEYNNKNTELLLGIYYNRDQTNQAAPLTDFLQDMKQGGWGDTNGEIKFWKEFPEGPRKDATYFPKIMLNDGELHDWWYDTNPPSREVVAPVFMKTVEGAVRGTEFDYTNPSLVNAAGEKTFQLIRLSQVYCWYAEATGRSGQMNAKAVEVLNKVRNRADGEESDIYKATMSPEELAEAAYNEHGWEMAGYYWGGIASRARDMFRMYRYKDHFEYRKENPEIEVAPGVKRKEIVPVTGTWDDSKMYVPYPYEDAILNPNLK; from the coding sequence ATGAAAACAGCATATAAATATATAAGAAGGACATTACCATTCGTTTTCGCAGGCTTATACCTGACGTCGTGCAACGACTTCCTGACAGAAGACCCTAAAGGGCAGTTGACTTCAGAAAACTTCTTCAGCAATAAAGAAGACCTCGACGCTTCACTGACAGCATTGTATTCTGTGATAGCAGGTTCGCAAGCCAGCAACAACCTTTGCGGCACAAACTTTCTGGTCGGCGATGATATTTCCACCCACCCTTCCAGCAACAAGCAGCCTCTTAGGGAACATGACCAGTTTGATGTAAAGGATAACAACTCATGGTTGTCCAGCATGTGGGAACAGCGTTTCAAAGTTATCAAGGCAGCCAACTTTATCATAAACAATGCCGGACGCACTCCCGACGTGTCGGATGACGAAATCAAGGCAGCCATCGGACAGGCGCGTTATTGGAGAGCTTATTCTTATTTCTATCTGGTGACAACGTGGGGAAAAGTGCCTATCATGCTGGAAGAGGAAATCAATTACAATGCTCCGCTGAAAACGGAAGAGGAAGTGTATGAACTGATCATATCCGACTTGAAAATTGCAGAAACCGACTGCCCCATAAAGTACACCAAAGAGCCTTATGCAAGAAACGGATTCAATATCGCCGTAAGCCGGGCAGCCGTGAAAGCAACGATGGCTTATGTTTATATGTGTATGGCGGGATGGCCGCTCAACAAGGGTACAGAATATTATGAACTGGCCGCCAGCAAAGCAAAAGAAGTTATTGACGGCACGGAGAACGGCACTTATGACTATAAACTGTTGGACGAATACAGCAAAGTATATTCATGGGAATACAACAATAAGAATACGGAACTCCTGTTGGGTATCTATTACAACAGGGATCAGACTAACCAGGCAGCCCCCTTGACGGATTTTCTTCAGGATATGAAACAAGGCGGATGGGGTGACACAAACGGGGAAATCAAATTTTGGAAGGAGTTTCCGGAAGGCCCGCGCAAAGATGCCACTTATTTCCCAAAAATCATGCTGAACGACGGCGAACTGCACGACTGGTGGTATGACACCAATCCCCCTTCTCGCGAAGTAGTCGCTCCCGTTTTCATGAAGACTGTGGAAGGAGCCGTGCGCGGAACGGAATTTGATTATACAAATCCCAGCCTGGTCAATGCGGCAGGCGAAAAGACATTCCAATTGATACGGCTTTCGCAGGTATATTGCTGGTATGCCGAAGCGACAGGACGTTCGGGACAAATGAACGCAAAAGCCGTCGAAGTATTAAATAAGGTACGCAATAGGGCTGATGGCGAAGAATCCGATATATACAAGGCAACCATGAGCCCCGAAGAACTGGCGGAAGCTGCCTACAACGAGCATGGTTGGGAAATGGCAGGATATTACTGGGGCGGCATTGCAAGCCGGGCAAGGGATATGTTCAGAATGTACCGGTACAAAGACCATTTTGAATATCGCAAGGAAAACCCGGAAATCGAAGTGGCTCCTGGAGTGAAAAGAAAGGAAATAGTACCCGTCACGGGCACGTGGGACGACAGCAAGATGTATGTTCCCTATCCCTACGAGGATGCCATCCTAAATCCGAACCTAAAATGA